The Tribolium castaneum strain GA2 chromosome 3, icTriCast1.1, whole genome shotgun sequence sequence CAACTGAACTTGTATCTGTGGTGCCGATTTGTTAGCTGTTAGAAAAATAAGATTACGTAGCGCTTGTTACTTATCactgctttttttatttttcttcgtaATTATTCACCTTGCTCCAACTGGATAGTCTGTGCCATTCTCGTGTTAACATGTTTGTGAATCGCTTTCTGTCTCATAGTATTCTTACTCGTGAAAGCATGAAGAATTGTCTTTTATCATTTAAATCGGTCTTTATTAGCGacctgaatttaatttttgggacaaaactgaaaaaaagaGAACGATGGTGTTATTAAATTAGTTATGCATTATGCACAAATCTTGACGTAACTCAATTTGGGATGGTTGAGCCAGCGGTAATTAAGTTTtcgatcaaaattttgtctattCGGTATCACTTGTTGTAATGCTATGTAATTATCAGAAAGCAATtataaaatcgattttttaaaccatttgGACGCGAAGTTTgtagacattaaaaaaataaacataaaatcaCTTACCACAATTCACTAAAGCGCTGAAAACGGTATTAAAACATTTCAATAGCGGTTTGAAGGTCGAtgtgaataataaatttttttgcaaaattttatatagAATAATGGTGAGCAAATAATTTCTGGCACTTTTGACACTTACTTACTTCAAATGTCggagttagaatttttaaagttacgCATTTTTGATCAGTTGATGGAAAAATAAACAGCCAAGTTTGTACTTAAATTGCACTTACCGCTATTACACCTACATTAGTGTTTTAAGCATAATACTTAAATTTTAAGTCAGTGAAATCATTGAGGTTTATGTACAGGCCACTTATCGggttagttttaaaaaaacaacaacaaaaatgctgagatttttattttaaaaactgtttgtGTATGCGAGGTATgcattataaattaaaataacgataACAGTTTACAAagaagtttaaaattattgaaattgcTATGTACTACCAGTTTCGAGCTTAACACAGTTTTGTTATCAAGgaacataaaataatttagtaattCGTAACATACAAAAATACGCATTGATTCAAAACAGAAAAATGCAGGTATAACATTAACAGACAATTGTTAACAACtactaaaaatgtaatttaagatcattattgttattaaatatatCTTTGGTACAAGTTCGTCAAGTAAAGGctttaagtaaatattttcgtaACCACTGGCGCACGAATAGATTCACGACTGGAGTAAGTACTTATCCAGAAAACCATTTTTGCTAACCATACATTTATCTAGATCTTTTCCCGCCCACCATTTCGTAATatcattgtaaattttttgttttattggcTCGTTTAATTTCTGACATAGCGTACAAAGCGTCTGGGTACTTGCAGTTTCGACAATGTAGTCCTTTTTCCACTCGAGAAACTTTAAATACTCTTCGGGGTGACTGTCCAGATATTTTAAATGCTTAACTAAGTGTTTAACCGACATAAAATCCATCACATTAATCACAGATTTAGGCGGCGCGAGAGTGTTATAATCGGCACCACCGTACACAATTGGCACTATATTTCGTTGCAGAACATTGTACAACTTCTCCGTAACGTAGTCTTCACAAATCGAATTTTCAAACGAGAGGTAAAATTTGTACTTCCTTTCCATCATATCATAGCACccttctttattatttttctcacAGTGTAAAGTACCACATCTTCCGTAAACATCTACGTGTATCTCTTTTTGTATTTCATTGACCAGTAGTTCCCTCTCACTCGAGGTTCCACAATTCGAGACAAACCACGCAATTTTTTTCGGCCgtttttgaatttcttcaaCTGTGGGTAACTTGTAGCCGGTTTTTTGCTTCACAAGGAAGCCGTAAGGACGAAGGATATCGGAATCCAATCGGTAAGTCATCGTCCAATTGTAAAAGTTGTCAAAATCCCTAATGAAGGACGGAGTATTCACTGGTGATTCCTGGTTGGAGAAAATATAAACTTGGTTCGGGTTGCGTTTTTGCGGCTTGCCGAACCATTTCTCCTGGTACTCCACGCCGTGGAAGATTATGGCGTCGAATTTTTCGACGGGACGTTCATTTTTGACGTAGGTAGCATAACAGTTGTTGTAGGcacatttttcgaaaattttcgaCCCCAAGCCGAGATAGAAATTGAGGCTTTGGAACATTGGTGTCCAGTAAAGAATCGTTTTGGTGTCGTTATTGTCCAGAAAGGTTGGTTTGTCGTCTACATTGCGTTTTAATGTTTGCGGTGGTGTCAATTCGGTTCGGTATTGTGATAAGAGGAAGATCGTCGCTATTAATAACCCGAGAATGATAAATAATAGTTTATGAAACGTTACCATTTTTAGTTATTGATCAGCGAACGCAACAACTGAACCTGTATCTGTGGTGCCAATTTGTTAACTGGTAGAAAAATAAGATTACGTAGCGCTTATCACTTATCATtgcttcttttttatttttctttgtgaTTGTTTAACTTGCTCTAACTGGATAGTCTGTGCCATTCTCGTGTTAACATGTTTATGAATCGCTTTCTGTCTCATTGTATTCTTACTCGTGAAAGCATGGAGAATTGTCTTTTATCATTTAAATCGGGCTTTATTAGCGacctgaatttaatttttgggacAAAACTGGAA is a genomic window containing:
- the LOC663102 gene encoding alpha-(1,3)-fucosyltransferase C, with amino-acid sequence MVTFHKLLFIILGLLIATIFLLSQYRTELTPPQTLKRNVDDKPTFLDNNDTKTILYWTPMFQSLNFYLGLGSKIFEKCAYNNCYATYVKNERPVEKFDAIIFHGVEYQEKWFGKPQKRNPNQVYIFSNQESPVNTPSFIRDFDNFYNWTMTYRLDSDILRPYGFLVKQKTGYKLPTVEEIQKRPKKIAWFVSNCGTSSERELLVNEIQKEIHVDVYGRCGTLHCEKNNKEGCYDMMERKYKFYLSFENSICEDYVTEKLYNVLQRNIVPIVYGGADYNTLAPPKSVINVMDFMSVKHLVKHLKYLDSHPEEYLKFLEWKKDYIVETASTQTLCTLCQKLNEPIKQKIYNDITKWWAGKDLDKCMVSKNGFLDKYLLQS